A genomic segment from Microbulbifer elongatus encodes:
- a CDS encoding acetyl-CoA hydrolase/transferase C-terminal domain-containing protein — protein sequence MASSTSAPESFDRAEACVDAVLDKVGKRIVLGLPLGIGKANHFANALYARAEADPEISLTIFTALTLERPSGGSELERRFVQPLLDRLYQDYQDLAYNQARRKGLLPENVEVCEFFMQPGSLLNSSSAQQSYVSSNYTHVPRDLLDRGVNVVAQMVTPALDDSGDFSLSCNPDLTLPLLALARQRRYGPITMVGEVNSRLPFVGGDARVPASMFDVVLSGPVFNEDIFPAPNPPVRLTDYALGFHIAGLVKDGGTLQVGIGALGDAVCHVLGLRQNKNLDFVDILEALQTDKPSSLCKLPLETGRFELGIYGASEMVPEGFFHLRDVGVLVRKVYPDTALQQLLNEGRISETVDERMLLALRDIGRIQSPLSEQDTRFLQTMGIVDPSYSWRGHRFLDEGGEMEECDLHSSKGREKLLGDCAGKSLKLGTWLHGGFYLGSTRLYQRLRNMPTGDMAGINMTAIDFINDMLKNPDLKIAQRQHARFVNSAMMVTLNGAVISDGLEDGRVVSGVGGQYNFVAQAHELPGGRSIIALPSTRHSGGRVCSNIVWEYPHCTIPRHLRDMVVTEYGVADLRGKSDRDVIVAMLCIADSRFQQELLEKAQDAGKVETGYCIPDAFTNNTPERIQAVFTQGHRPGLLPYYPLGTDLTEEEGRLAVALKAVKEEGRKIWELWPILRQGLKACKSDSPEFRSVHACLDRMGFDRSDNFEHRLEAYVVAGALVRFYDERRPLGETAENITSGAAHTQSGSAAG from the coding sequence ATGGCTTCTTCCACATCTGCTCCGGAAAGTTTTGACCGGGCAGAGGCCTGTGTCGATGCGGTTTTGGACAAGGTTGGCAAGCGTATCGTTTTGGGCCTGCCTCTGGGCATTGGCAAAGCCAACCATTTTGCCAATGCCCTGTATGCTCGTGCCGAGGCCGACCCGGAAATATCCCTGACGATATTTACCGCGCTCACCCTGGAGCGGCCGTCCGGCGGTAGTGAACTGGAACGACGCTTTGTGCAGCCGCTGCTGGATCGCCTTTATCAGGACTACCAGGATCTCGCGTACAATCAGGCGCGTCGCAAAGGCCTTTTACCGGAAAATGTGGAAGTCTGCGAGTTCTTCATGCAACCGGGGAGCCTGCTCAATTCTTCATCGGCACAGCAGAGTTATGTAAGCTCGAACTACACCCATGTCCCCCGGGATCTCCTTGATCGCGGCGTCAATGTGGTGGCACAGATGGTCACCCCGGCGCTGGACGACTCCGGCGATTTCAGCCTCAGTTGCAACCCGGATTTAACACTACCTTTGCTCGCGCTCGCCAGGCAGCGCCGCTATGGCCCCATCACCATGGTGGGTGAGGTCAATAGCCGCTTGCCATTTGTCGGTGGTGATGCCCGTGTTCCCGCCAGCATGTTCGACGTTGTACTGAGCGGACCCGTGTTCAATGAGGATATCTTTCCCGCCCCCAATCCACCCGTGCGCCTTACCGACTATGCGCTTGGCTTTCATATTGCCGGCCTGGTCAAGGATGGCGGGACCCTGCAGGTGGGGATCGGTGCGCTGGGGGATGCGGTCTGCCACGTATTGGGGCTACGACAAAACAAGAACCTGGATTTTGTCGATATTCTAGAGGCCCTGCAGACCGATAAGCCTTCCAGCCTGTGTAAATTACCCTTGGAAACCGGCCGCTTTGAGCTGGGTATCTATGGCGCCAGTGAGATGGTTCCTGAGGGCTTTTTCCACCTGCGGGATGTGGGTGTACTGGTGCGAAAAGTCTATCCGGACACCGCACTGCAACAGCTGCTGAATGAGGGGCGGATTTCCGAAACGGTCGACGAGCGCATGTTACTGGCACTGCGTGATATCGGGCGAATCCAGAGTCCCTTGAGCGAACAGGACACCCGCTTTCTGCAGACCATGGGTATTGTTGATCCTTCTTACAGTTGGCGTGGCCATCGCTTCCTGGACGAGGGCGGCGAGATGGAGGAGTGCGATCTTCACTCGTCAAAAGGCCGGGAAAAACTACTGGGCGACTGCGCGGGTAAATCGTTAAAACTGGGCACCTGGCTGCACGGGGGGTTCTATCTGGGTTCCACGCGGCTGTATCAACGGCTGCGAAACATGCCCACCGGTGACATGGCCGGGATCAACATGACGGCAATCGACTTTATCAACGATATGCTGAAAAATCCTGATCTGAAAATCGCTCAGCGCCAGCACGCCCGTTTTGTGAATTCAGCGATGATGGTGACCCTCAATGGGGCAGTGATTTCCGATGGTCTTGAAGATGGCAGGGTTGTCAGTGGTGTGGGGGGGCAGTACAACTTTGTTGCCCAGGCACATGAGCTGCCCGGTGGCCGGTCGATTATTGCGCTCCCGAGTACACGGCACTCCGGCGGCCGCGTGTGCAGCAATATCGTGTGGGAGTACCCACACTGTACGATTCCCCGACACTTACGGGACATGGTCGTAACCGAATATGGTGTGGCGGACCTGCGTGGCAAAAGCGATCGCGATGTCATTGTCGCAATGCTTTGTATCGCCGATTCGCGCTTCCAGCAGGAGTTGCTGGAGAAGGCACAGGACGCCGGTAAAGTGGAGACGGGCTATTGTATTCCCGACGCGTTTACCAACAACACACCGGAACGCATACAGGCCGTGTTTACCCAGGGGCACCGGCCCGGCCTGTTGCCGTACTATCCACTGGGCACAGATCTGACCGAGGAGGAGGGGCGTCTTGCGGTCGCCCTGAAAGCGGTGAAGGAAGAGGGGCGCAAAATCTGGGAGTTGTGGCCGATTCTTCGCCAGGGGCTGAAAGCCTGCAAGAGCGATTCACCGGAGTTCCGTTCGGTGCACGCCTGTCTGGATCGGATGGGTTTCGATCGCAGTGACAATTTTGAACACCGGCTGGAGGCGTATGTGGTCGCCGGGGCACTGGTGCGGTTCTACGATGAGCGGCGCCCGCTGGGTGAGACCGCTGAGAATATCACCAGTGGGGCCGCCCATACGCAGTCAGGGAGTGCCGCGGGCTGA
- a CDS encoding acyl-CoA dehydrogenase: protein MSTLRQKWITAPLLKWIKKVLPPISDTERAAMEAGEVWWDAELLSGKPDWEQLLDMGPPTLTDAEQAFIDGPVEELCKMIDDWQISYEDHDISPEIWEFLKKNRFFGIIIPEEYGGLGFSPTAHAQIVTKISTRSTSVGVTVMVPNSLGPGELLMAHGTDEQKQHYLPRLADGRDIPCFGLTSPEAGSDAASMVDRGVVCYGEYKGEKTLGMRVNWHKRYITLGPVATVLGLAFKLYDPEHILGDEEALGITVALVPTDTEGVTIGQRHLPAMQAFMNGPNWGKDVFIPMDWIIGGQENIGHGWHMLMSALAAGRGISLPSLSTGGAQLAARTTGAYAHIREQFGISIGKFEGVQRRLAEIAGIAYVLDSAHKTTTRALDQGRKPAVVSAIMKAHATNGLRQSINDAMDIHAGKAIIDGPSNYLGNVYRAVPVAITVEGANILTRSLMIFGQGAIRCHPYLLQEMEAATNPDSESGVKELDALLPKHLLFQLKTLGRAMFHGWTGGLFASSPKGVGDAAKYYRQMNRYSAVLTLVTEISLMSLGGELKRKEMISARLGDVLSELYLMSCTLKRFHDDGSPEQDRPLLEFAMRSGFHNIEVSLLEVFHNFPVRFIGHLMHFLTMPWGHSIRAASDRQARACANLIMAPSETRDRLTQGVFLGNPGDGVDVVEQAFLKSHETAAIREKMKKAGIRSLSVEAVEEARSKGVISDEESTQIKQTAEAVDKAIQVDHFESLGEQTATD from the coding sequence ATGAGCACCCTGCGTCAGAAGTGGATCACTGCACCATTATTGAAATGGATCAAAAAGGTTCTTCCGCCCATTTCCGATACGGAACGTGCCGCGATGGAGGCGGGCGAAGTCTGGTGGGATGCTGAGCTACTGTCGGGTAAGCCAGACTGGGAACAGCTACTCGATATGGGCCCGCCCACCTTAACCGATGCGGAGCAGGCGTTTATTGATGGTCCTGTGGAAGAGCTCTGCAAGATGATCGACGATTGGCAGATTTCCTACGAAGATCACGATATCTCTCCGGAGATCTGGGAATTTCTGAAGAAAAACCGCTTCTTTGGCATCATTATCCCCGAGGAATACGGCGGCCTGGGCTTTTCTCCCACAGCGCACGCGCAAATAGTCACTAAGATTTCCACGCGCAGCACCAGTGTCGGTGTCACTGTGATGGTGCCCAACTCCCTCGGTCCGGGGGAGCTGCTGATGGCCCACGGCACCGATGAACAGAAGCAGCACTATTTACCGCGCCTGGCGGACGGGCGGGATATTCCCTGTTTTGGTCTGACGAGCCCCGAAGCCGGCTCTGACGCGGCGTCGATGGTTGATCGTGGGGTTGTCTGTTACGGCGAATACAAGGGCGAGAAAACCCTCGGGATGCGGGTCAACTGGCACAAACGCTACATTACTCTCGGCCCGGTGGCCACGGTGCTCGGGCTCGCATTCAAACTGTATGATCCGGAGCACATCCTCGGGGACGAGGAAGCGCTCGGAATTACCGTCGCGCTGGTCCCCACGGACACCGAAGGGGTCACTATTGGCCAACGCCATTTGCCGGCGATGCAGGCATTTATGAACGGGCCTAACTGGGGTAAAGACGTCTTTATCCCCATGGACTGGATTATCGGCGGCCAGGAAAATATCGGTCATGGCTGGCATATGCTGATGAGTGCGTTGGCGGCGGGGCGGGGTATTTCGCTGCCGTCGTTGTCGACCGGCGGTGCGCAGTTGGCGGCCCGAACCACTGGCGCCTATGCGCATATCCGCGAGCAGTTCGGTATTTCTATCGGGAAATTCGAGGGCGTACAGCGCCGCCTCGCGGAGATCGCCGGTATCGCCTACGTCCTGGACTCCGCTCACAAGACCACCACTCGTGCACTGGATCAGGGGCGTAAGCCGGCAGTGGTTTCGGCGATTATGAAAGCTCACGCCACCAACGGATTGCGGCAGTCCATCAACGACGCCATGGACATCCATGCCGGCAAGGCGATCATCGACGGGCCGTCAAATTACCTTGGGAACGTTTACCGTGCAGTACCGGTGGCCATTACCGTGGAAGGCGCGAATATCCTGACCCGCAGCCTGATGATTTTCGGGCAGGGCGCGATTCGCTGCCATCCCTACCTGTTGCAGGAAATGGAAGCCGCCACCAATCCCGACAGCGAGTCCGGGGTAAAAGAACTCGATGCGCTGCTGCCGAAACACCTTCTGTTCCAGTTAAAAACCCTGGGCCGTGCCATGTTCCATGGGTGGACCGGCGGTTTGTTTGCCAGCAGTCCCAAGGGCGTAGGGGATGCTGCCAAGTACTATCGCCAGATGAACCGGTACTCTGCGGTACTTACCCTGGTTACTGAAATTTCCCTGATGTCTCTCGGTGGTGAACTCAAGCGCAAAGAAATGATTTCCGCACGGCTGGGCGATGTGTTGAGTGAGCTTTACCTGATGAGCTGCACACTCAAGCGTTTCCACGATGATGGCAGCCCCGAACAAGACCGGCCGCTGCTGGAGTTCGCCATGCGTTCAGGATTTCACAATATTGAAGTCAGCCTGCTTGAGGTGTTCCATAACTTCCCTGTGCGCTTTATCGGTCACCTGATGCATTTTCTGACCATGCCCTGGGGGCACAGTATTCGCGCCGCGTCCGACCGCCAGGCCCGAGCCTGCGCCAATCTGATCATGGCGCCCTCCGAAACCCGCGACCGCCTTACCCAGGGCGTTTTTCTCGGCAATCCCGGGGACGGTGTGGATGTGGTCGAACAGGCGTTCCTGAAGAGCCACGAGACGGCGGCCATACGCGAGAAAATGAAAAAAGCCGGTATTCGCTCATTGAGTGTCGAGGCCGTGGAAGAGGCCCGCAGCAAAGGCGTAATCAGCGATGAAGAATCGACCCAGATCAAGCAGACCGCGGAGGCCGTAGACAAGGCGATTCAGGTCGACCACTTCGAATCTCTCGGCGAGCAAACCGCAACTGACTGA
- a CDS encoding DMT family transporter, translating to MVKHSEEGFLQLAMIRSVGLLVGAVLATQLPLPGEKALGFLIGGACFQYLYFFLLSRSYRALDYGTAYPIARGVTPLMVATAALLFLDESLQPLQLTGILLVTCGIFALIMKELRVSRLGILYSVGTGVAITGYTTLGAAGVRSVGNPLSYVAWLEILSGGGIILAVLLTRPLKGLAFARANLWRSSLSGVLATSGFGIALWATSMMPVAAVAATREVSILFASLISVFLLNERFSLRRVFAALIIFCGIGTLAIA from the coding sequence GTGGTCAAACACAGTGAAGAAGGCTTCCTACAGCTGGCGATGATCCGCAGTGTTGGCCTGCTGGTAGGCGCTGTGCTGGCCACCCAGCTTCCATTGCCTGGAGAGAAGGCGCTGGGATTTTTAATCGGCGGTGCCTGTTTTCAATACCTGTATTTCTTTCTACTTTCACGATCCTACCGGGCTCTGGACTATGGCACCGCCTATCCGATCGCGCGCGGGGTGACACCGCTGATGGTGGCGACCGCCGCACTGCTTTTTCTCGATGAGTCGCTACAGCCGTTGCAACTGACAGGCATACTTTTGGTGACCTGCGGTATTTTCGCCCTCATCATGAAAGAGCTTCGGGTCAGCCGTCTGGGCATTCTGTATTCGGTGGGAACGGGTGTCGCCATCACTGGTTACACCACACTCGGCGCGGCAGGGGTCCGAAGTGTCGGCAACCCCCTGAGTTATGTTGCCTGGCTCGAAATCCTTTCGGGCGGGGGCATCATTCTGGCCGTGCTGTTGACACGCCCACTGAAAGGCCTGGCCTTTGCCCGCGCAAATCTGTGGCGCAGCTCTCTCTCCGGTGTTCTCGCCACGAGCGGCTTTGGTATTGCGCTGTGGGCGACCTCCATGATGCCGGTGGCCGCGGTGGCAGCAACCAGAGAGGTCAGTATCCTGTTTGCTTCACTGATCTCGGTCTTCCTGCTGAATGAGCGGTTTTCTCTCCGGCGTGTGTTTGCCGCATTGATCATTTTCTGTGGCATTGGCACTCTGGCAATTGCCTGA
- the rraA gene encoding ribonuclease E activity regulator RraA, with product MTEKVLSTPDLCDAHPELVQVVEPMFINYGGREAFGGAIATIKCFEDNSLVRERVAEEGAGRVLVVDAGGSMRRACLGDMLAEKAAEDGWAGILMYGCIRDVDVISGLELGVQALGSHPMKTEKKGIGERDIAVTFGGVTFKPGEYLYADNNGVIVSPQPLM from the coding sequence ATGACTGAGAAAGTGCTTTCAACCCCAGATCTCTGCGATGCCCACCCTGAACTGGTTCAGGTGGTCGAGCCGATGTTTATCAATTACGGCGGCCGGGAGGCGTTTGGCGGGGCCATAGCCACCATCAAGTGCTTCGAAGACAACTCGCTGGTGCGCGAGCGGGTGGCAGAAGAGGGGGCGGGACGGGTATTGGTGGTGGACGCCGGCGGCTCCATGCGCAGGGCCTGCCTGGGTGACATGCTGGCGGAAAAAGCCGCGGAAGACGGATGGGCTGGTATTCTGATGTACGGGTGTATCCGCGATGTGGACGTGATTTCTGGTCTAGAGTTAGGTGTACAGGCGCTGGGAAGCCACCCAATGAAAACCGAGAAAAAAGGAATCGGGGAACGGGATATTGCGGTGACTTTCGGCGGCGTCACCTTTAAACCTGGAGAGTATTTGTACGCCGACAATAACGGTGTGATAGTTTCTCCCCAACCGCTTATGTAA
- a CDS encoding L,D-transpeptidase, with protein sequence MLRRFLFSPNEKHSSRAQDGQYTLEHSGGDVAVHAGTAVSDIVGLSRGFVATLMLVTGALVGSLWPTFAEARNSGNWFDDQAAMSSSGAPSIRINLSEQKAYFYKGNKLVGVSLISSGKQGFRTSPGKFRVLAKRPNHRSSIYGSYVDRNTGRVVKADVDTRKHRRPAGTYYRGAKMNHYIRFNGGVGLHASGHVPRYPASHGCVRMPPHMARKFYQYSRVGMPVTVSY encoded by the coding sequence ATGCTTAGACGTTTCCTGTTCTCTCCCAATGAAAAGCATTCCAGCCGCGCGCAAGACGGGCAATACACGCTAGAGCATTCCGGGGGGGATGTGGCCGTTCATGCAGGTACCGCCGTGTCGGATATCGTCGGCCTCTCGCGCGGCTTCGTGGCGACGCTGATGCTGGTGACCGGTGCCCTGGTTGGCAGTCTGTGGCCAACGTTTGCGGAAGCACGAAACAGTGGTAACTGGTTTGATGACCAGGCTGCGATGAGCTCCTCCGGGGCACCGTCAATCCGCATCAACCTCAGTGAGCAGAAAGCGTATTTCTACAAGGGTAACAAGTTGGTGGGTGTATCGCTGATATCTTCGGGCAAGCAGGGTTTTCGCACCAGTCCCGGTAAATTCCGCGTGCTCGCCAAACGGCCGAATCACCGCTCCAGTATTTACGGCAGCTATGTAGATCGCAATACCGGTCGTGTTGTAAAAGCGGACGTGGATACGCGCAAGCATCGCCGTCCCGCGGGTACCTATTACCGCGGTGCGAAAATGAATCACTATATCCGCTTTAACGGTGGCGTGGGTCTGCATGCGTCCGGTCATGTTCCCCGTTATCCCGCCTCACACGGTTGTGTGCGTATGCCGCCGCACATGGCACGCAAATTTTACCAGTATTCACGGGTGGGTATGCCGGTGACCGTGAGCTACTGA
- the ppsA gene encoding phosphoenolpyruvate synthase yields MTTYTIEFAKLGMADVDKVGGKNASLGEMISSLSGAGVSVPGGFATTAEAFREFLTSAGLDTRIADRLQNLDVEDVAALAAAGEEIRQWLLNTPFPEQLEKEIRAGYEALGGGETAVAVRSSATAEDLPDASFAGQQETFLNIRGIDAVLQAVREVFASLYNDRAIAYRVHTGYADVGVYLSAGIQHMVRSETGASGVMFTLDTESGFRDVIFITAAYGLGETVVQGAVNPDEFYLYKPALEAKRPAILRRNRGSKAIKMIYDASGECGRSVKTVQVADEDRLRFALTDEELTELANQARKIEAHYQRPMDIEWAKDGDSGELFIVQARPETVRSRDTGTSIERYKLQERGDILCEGRAIGQRIGAGPVRVLDSVEDMAKMQDGDVLVTDMTDPDWEPVLKKASAIVTNRGGRTCHAAIIARELGIPAVVGCGDATSTLSTGTPVTVTCAEGDTGFVMSGQLDFERSLTEVADMPDLPFKIMLNVGNPDRAFAFSNLPNQGVGLARLEFILNRMIGIHPKALLELERLPQDLQQNIRNRIGGYASPEDFIVEKLVEGISTLAAAFAPNRTIVRLSDFKSNEYAHLLGGQMYEPSEENPMLGFRGAARYRSKDFRHCFALECKALKKVRDEMGLTNVEIMVPFVRTPDEAREVVALLEDNGLKRGENGLKIIMMCELPSNALLAEDFLQYFDGFSIGSNDLTQLTLGLDRDSGLVAELFDERDPAVKMLLSRAIQACKKAGKYVGICGQGPSDHKDFAQWLMDEGIDSVSLNPDTAVDTWLYLANQRNADQGE; encoded by the coding sequence TTGACCACTTACACTATCGAGTTCGCGAAGCTGGGCATGGCGGACGTCGACAAGGTCGGCGGTAAGAACGCATCCCTGGGCGAGATGATCTCGTCCCTGTCGGGTGCCGGCGTCAGCGTCCCTGGTGGCTTTGCCACCACGGCCGAAGCTTTTCGTGAATTCCTGACCTCTGCAGGCCTGGATACCCGAATCGCCGATCGCTTGCAGAACCTCGATGTCGAGGATGTTGCGGCGCTGGCTGCGGCTGGCGAAGAGATCCGCCAGTGGCTGCTCAACACACCTTTTCCGGAGCAGCTGGAAAAAGAAATTCGCGCGGGTTATGAAGCACTCGGTGGCGGGGAAACGGCGGTTGCCGTGCGCTCATCGGCCACCGCAGAAGACCTGCCGGATGCCTCTTTCGCCGGCCAGCAGGAAACCTTTCTCAATATTCGCGGTATCGATGCGGTATTGCAGGCGGTGCGGGAGGTTTTTGCATCCCTCTACAATGATCGCGCTATTGCCTACCGGGTACACACCGGTTACGCGGATGTCGGTGTCTATCTGTCCGCCGGTATCCAGCATATGGTCCGCAGTGAGACCGGTGCTTCTGGCGTGATGTTCACACTGGATACCGAGAGTGGCTTTCGCGACGTCATCTTTATCACCGCCGCCTATGGCCTTGGTGAAACCGTCGTGCAGGGGGCAGTGAATCCGGACGAATTTTACCTGTACAAGCCCGCCCTGGAGGCGAAGCGTCCCGCCATACTGCGACGCAATCGCGGCAGTAAAGCGATCAAAATGATCTACGATGCCAGCGGTGAGTGCGGCCGCTCGGTCAAAACCGTACAGGTGGCGGACGAGGACCGCCTGCGCTTTGCGCTCACGGATGAAGAGCTTACCGAGCTCGCCAATCAGGCGCGTAAGATCGAGGCGCACTACCAGCGCCCGATGGATATCGAATGGGCCAAAGACGGTGATTCCGGCGAGCTGTTTATCGTCCAGGCGCGCCCGGAGACTGTGCGTTCCCGGGATACTGGTACCAGCATTGAACGCTACAAGCTGCAGGAGCGCGGCGACATTCTCTGCGAGGGGCGTGCCATTGGTCAGCGGATCGGGGCCGGTCCGGTACGTGTGCTCGACTCCGTGGAAGATATGGCCAAGATGCAGGACGGCGACGTTCTGGTGACCGATATGACCGACCCGGATTGGGAGCCAGTGCTGAAAAAGGCCAGTGCGATCGTCACAAATCGTGGCGGACGCACCTGTCATGCGGCCATTATTGCCCGAGAGTTGGGCATTCCCGCCGTTGTAGGCTGTGGTGATGCAACATCGACATTGTCGACGGGCACCCCGGTCACTGTTACCTGTGCAGAAGGTGATACCGGCTTCGTGATGTCCGGCCAGCTGGATTTCGAGCGCTCCCTGACTGAAGTTGCGGATATGCCGGATCTGCCGTTCAAGATCATGCTCAACGTGGGTAACCCCGATCGTGCATTCGCGTTCAGCAATCTCCCCAATCAGGGGGTTGGACTGGCGCGTCTGGAATTTATTCTGAACCGCATGATCGGGATTCACCCGAAAGCACTGCTGGAACTGGAGCGCCTGCCACAGGATTTACAGCAGAATATCCGCAATCGAATCGGTGGCTATGCCTCACCGGAAGATTTCATCGTCGAAAAACTGGTGGAAGGCATTTCCACCCTGGCTGCAGCCTTTGCCCCAAACCGCACCATTGTGCGTCTGTCGGACTTCAAGTCCAATGAGTATGCGCACCTGCTGGGGGGGCAGATGTACGAGCCCAGCGAAGAAAACCCGATGCTCGGGTTCCGCGGTGCCGCGCGTTATCGCTCCAAAGACTTCCGCCACTGCTTCGCCCTGGAGTGCAAGGCGCTGAAGAAAGTACGCGATGAAATGGGGCTGACCAACGTGGAAATCATGGTGCCCTTCGTGCGGACCCCGGATGAAGCACGGGAAGTTGTCGCGCTGCTCGAGGACAATGGACTCAAACGCGGTGAGAATGGCCTCAAGATCATCATGATGTGCGAACTGCCATCCAATGCACTGCTGGCCGAAGATTTTCTGCAGTATTTTGATGGCTTCTCCATCGGTTCCAACGATCTGACTCAGCTGACCCTGGGGCTCGACCGCGATTCAGGCCTGGTCGCGGAGTTGTTCGACGAGCGGGACCCGGCGGTGAAAATGCTGCTGTCGCGGGCCATTCAGGCGTGCAAAAAAGCCGGTAAATATGTCGGTATCTGCGGACAGGGTCCGTCGGACCACAAAGACTTTGCGCAGTGGCTGATGGACGAAGGGATTGACAGTGTGTCGTTGAACCCGGATACCGCGGTGGACACCTGGCTCTATCTCGCCAACCAGCGCAACGCGGATCAGGGCGAGTAG
- the ppsR gene encoding posphoenolpyruvate synthetase regulatory kinase/phosphorylase PpsR, with translation MNEPNNTSTSSALSDKTRKRTAFFISDGTGLTVEGIGHSLLAQFPDQQVEQLTVPYVDSEARIQQVLQRIERAAQESGLQPIIITSIVSDHIRGLLHQSSALMLDVFESYLAPLASLFGSDPNRSVGVSHGIADNSRYTARIDAVHFAMDNDDGRRTREFESADIILVGVSRSGKTPTCLYLALQFGLRAANYPITEEDMDSTALPKILRPFQHKLFGLTIDPRRLMSIRQERRANSRYASPEQCEFEVRQVEQMLRRAQIPFLDATELSVEELATRLMSQAGIERRIS, from the coding sequence ATGAATGAACCCAACAATACGAGCACGTCTTCCGCACTGTCGGATAAAACCAGAAAACGCACCGCGTTTTTTATCTCGGACGGTACCGGGCTTACGGTTGAGGGTATCGGACACAGCCTGCTGGCGCAGTTTCCCGATCAGCAGGTGGAGCAGCTCACTGTGCCCTACGTCGATTCCGAGGCGCGGATTCAGCAGGTTTTACAACGTATTGAACGGGCCGCCCAGGAGTCCGGTTTACAGCCCATTATCATCACCAGCATCGTTTCCGATCATATCCGCGGATTGTTGCACCAAAGCTCGGCGCTGATGCTCGATGTGTTCGAAAGCTATCTTGCGCCACTGGCCAGTCTGTTCGGGTCAGACCCCAACCGGTCGGTGGGTGTTTCTCACGGTATTGCCGATAACAGCCGCTATACAGCACGCATCGACGCCGTACATTTCGCTATGGATAACGACGATGGCCGTCGTACCCGTGAGTTTGAGAGTGCCGACATCATTCTGGTGGGCGTCTCCCGCTCCGGCAAAACCCCAACCTGCCTCTATCTCGCGCTGCAGTTTGGATTGCGCGCGGCCAATTACCCCATTACCGAAGAGGACATGGATTCCACGGCACTGCCGAAAATCCTGCGGCCATTCCAGCACAAGCTGTTCGGCCTCACTATTGATCCGCGGCGTCTGATGAGCATCCGCCAGGAGCGCCGCGCCAACAGTCGCTACGCGTCCCCGGAGCAGTGCGAGTTTGAAGTGCGCCAGGTAGAACAAATGCTGCGCCGCGCCCAGATCCCCTTTCTCGACGCTACCGAGCTTTCCGTTGAAGAACTTGCCACACGACTGATGTCCCAGGCCGGTATCGAACGCAGAATCAGCTAA